The genomic region GAGGGCGAAATACAGGACGAAGATGACGAGGGCCAGCAGCAAGAGCTCGAGGACATCAGCTCGGAGGAGGAATCAACTATCCGGGAGCGCATGGCAGCGCTGGAAGCGATGGACAAGAAGGTTGGCATGATGAAGCGCAAATTTGCCAAGCACAGCAAATACGGTACGGAAGCGGTGTGCTAGTTTTACGATGCAGAAACAATTGCTTACATCGAGACTCTTGTTTTTACAGACTACCTAGACGTCGAGGAGGTTATGAACGGGaaggaaaattattattactacCCGCAACATCAGCACCCGCCACATCGTACCCATAAGCCATACAAAGCAAGCACCACAAGCAAAGAGGACAATCGCTACGCCGACGGCAAACATACGCGCTCGGTTGCAACGAAACGGAACGCTGaaaagacaaaagaaaaaggttcGAAACGGTCCTCGCACCGTTCACGCCATAAAAGGCGACGGTACGCTTCCCGGTCGCCGGCACCCGCCGAACGGCATCCACACTCGTCGGATTCCGAACCGGAAGCGGCCGTCGATCGGGAGTATCTGAAGCTTGCGTTGGGTATTGGCAATGGCAGAAGCCAGCGGCATTCCAGTACGAGGAACCCGctaaaaaagaaacttttGCTGCAAACCgcgaagcgaaaaagaaaatccgAGGTTAAGAAGACACCAGTGGTGGAAGAGTCGGACGAATCCGATGCGGTCGTGATAGAGGACGATGCggacgaggaggaagaggaagaagagttGCAGCTCCGGTTGCTAGCACTCAGCACGAAGCCGATCGTGCGGGAAGCGGGACTTGGAGAGATTATTTCCGAATTTCAGATACCatcaccgccgccaccgcccaCGATAAACCAGGCGGAAGATCGTGTGTCCGACGCGGTATCAGCGGAAGAGCAAGAGTTGCGCCTGATCGCGCTTAAAACGGCCGTACTGAAGAAGCACGCATCGCGAAAGAAGCGCCGCGAGCTGGACAATGAGCAACCGTACTCGCCGAGCGACGATATCATGCTTTCGCCCGTCCGGGAGGTACCTCCCGTTTACGACAATGGTGTGTACAGCGATGGGCACGATTCGGTGGAAATGATCGAGGACGATGCGGACGATGTGCAGATCGTGGAACCACAATACGTACAGATCGACCTTGTCGATTCGGACGATAATGGAAACGATATGGAGATTAGCCCACTGGGCAGTCCGACGTCCGAACGGGGTGCTAACGGGCCGGATGATATGGAGGAAGATTCGCAGCAACCCATCGATATGGAGCTGGCCAGTAGCGACAGTATCGGGAGTGCCCCATCGCCTGCGTACAGTGGTAATGCGATCGAGCAAAGGTTGCTTCTCGCGGGGACCGATTCTTGCGATTCTGCACTGTTCCATCGGAGGGGAGATTTGGCACCGGCAAGCCCTTCCGTTACACCCGACTCGATGGAGGAAGCGGAAGCGGAAGCGTTGCGCCATCTGCTGCTAACGAAAATGCgccaaaagcaaagcaaacagcagGAAGTGGTTGACCCACCATCGAAGAAGGTGGTGGAACCGAAAGAGCAGGAACCGATGGAAACCGTCCAGAACGAACATGACCCCGTGGTGCAGTGTGAAGAGAAAGAGCAAGAGTTACCGGCGCGGGCGCAAGAActagaacaggaaacggatgCTATCTATCCGACGAGCAACGAAAACACCAACTTGATTACCATCCTCGATCGGAGAACAcagcgaaagcgaaagaaaaaatcactcTCGAATAGTGCTAATGTTCCGGTGGAGCAACCAACCGCCACAGACGTTACCCCTGCCATTCAACTGCCACCTGAGGTCCGGCCGCACCAACCACAGCAACAAGAACCGGCCAAACCGGCTTCCGTCGTTCACACGCAAAAGCTCGTCAACAACCCGAACAAGCTGATCAATCTGAATCGAACTGCTGTGTCTGCACCATCGCCTCCGCTGCATCTTACGACCGTGACCAGGACAGAATCACCCAAGGAACTAACTACCGTCGATACGTTTGTTTCACGACCAGTAGCGAAGCTCGTGATACAGCTTGGCCATTCCGATTCTGATTCGGAAGTAGATTTCAGCGCTTCGTCTCCGGAGAAAAAGGATGATGCGGCGGACAGTGGTGTCGGTCCGGTGGTGCCCGTTGTGGCGTCaggcacgacgacgacgacggcggtaCGGTTTGAGGAGCAGTTGGATAAGTTTTTGAAAAGTGTACGAAGCAAAAGCACGACCGCACCGACAACCAACCAAGAAGATGGTGCCAAAGAGTTGGCGGAACATTCCGGGAATGTTGGCGAGCGCGTGGCTTCCAGCGAGAAGAGCTTATCGGGAACGAGGCAGCATCAGCAGTCAAGAAATGCGGCAAAGAAACTTCCAACGagcagtagtggtggtggtggtagtaatGCTGTGGCGACGCCGACGGTGagagtttg from Anopheles stephensi strain Indian unplaced genomic scaffold, UCI_ANSTEP_V1.0 ucontig30, whole genome shotgun sequence harbors:
- the LOC118516468 gene encoding uncharacterized protein LOC118516468 encodes the protein MPASLVEGTLSPCTMENPADDEKQQLPSPVSGDLPEGLVLVSSGSEGPDEDEDHEEGEIQDEDDEGQQQELEDISSEEESTIRERMAALEAMDKKVGMMKRKFAKHSKYDYLDVEEVMNGKENYYYYPQHQHPPHRTHKPYKASTTSKEDNRYADGKHTRSVATKRNAEKTKEKGSKRSSHRSRHKRRRYASRSPAPAERHPHSSDSEPEAAVDREYLKLALGIGNGRSQRHSSTRNPLKKKLLLQTAKRKRKSEVKKTPVVEESDESDAVVIEDDADEEEEEEELQLRLLALSTKPIVREAGLGEIISEFQIPSPPPPPTINQAEDRVSDAVSAEEQELRLIALKTAVLKKHASRKKRRELDNEQPYSPSDDIMLSPVREVPPVYDNGVYSDGHDSVEMIEDDADDVQIVEPQYVQIDLVDSDDNGNDMEISPLGSPTSERGANGPDDMEEDSQQPIDMELASSDSIGSAPSPAYSGNAIEQRLLLAGTDSCDSALFHRRGDLAPASPSVTPDSMEEAEAEALRHLLLTKMRQKQSKQQEVVDPPSKKVVEPKEQEPMETVQNEHDPVVQCEEKEQELPARAQELEQETDAIYPTSNENTNLITILDRRTQRKRKKKSLSNSANVPVEQPTATDVTPAIQLPPEVRPHQPQQQEPAKPASVVHTQKLVNNPNKLINLNRTAVSAPSPPLHLTTVTRTESPKELTTVDTFVSRPVAKLVIQLGHSDSDSEVDFSASSPEKKDDAADSGVGPVVPVVASGTTTTTAVRFEEQLDKFLKSVRSKSTTAPTTNQEDGAKELAEHSGNVGERVASSEKSLSGTRQHQQSRNAAKKLPTSSSGGGGSNAVATPTAVRHLSKSAQMEYMRLVARMAQLERDKLARQNSAQAPSSTAKDNSVPKPDTQKVANSGSVVEQKSAEPRPARSPGKRKQSLSIAASQLTTATTATTAEAIEEQLAATATQDPIERKLQQIRSSLPNLSEASRNRLLLTAEKQLEKHSGAFMSELERHNATILEAQQARRELFHLESRIELLKEKLALLESVYEKRRHRSYDTISSLQATRKKILLSRKRSGELERMCYQIGRTIKGETYQLPATSSGTVVQQQLRILIAETRELRNIRKPTLQEFKDEMIANHRRRLAASSTDDQPGYWKTVTYDNEECDEGRSNEVGAQREDEDGDAVAEREQMNTCEAINRDEEPVPEESCLPVEAPAVKEQSEQVVEEGEPHPTCEEDERVAETEPAATVHTVAQTDEASIAADVIVQEQEIPNDVEPMPMQDPSPGLIRPEDTGSMQCGEEGIVPGETFRIEKYTSPLMSLKQGAQNIPTGILCPFELGGQCVDRDCKYEHFSERRTVA